The nucleotide window ATAAATGATCCACCTCAATTTTTTGAGGACACACTACATAACCCGAGCTCGCCCCTTCCAAGACACTTCTCTTCTATacttctatactatatataaagtataaatagatttttttttttggtataatgttgttatattgttggtattattaaaaaagataattttttttttgttattttggttattttttgtataatgttgttatattgttggttattaaaaaagataaatagatttttttgttatttttgtgaATCCGGATACTTAAagcatgtttattttattctatgtgttaataattttaataaattcaattaatttcatCGGCCGACGCATCTATTACTCTACGGGTGTTTAAAATATggttattttattctatttgtgTGTATCAATTAAGATATTCGTGATGCATCTGTCCGCAGTGGCGTTGCCAGGACCCTAGGTTAGGGGGTTCAAACTTTCgaactttcaattttttttatcatgggTGTGTATATTGCTGCCATATTGATATGAAAATTGCAAATATATTCATAAACGTCTCTTTTATTAGTCATTTTAATCGTCGAATTAGTTTAGATAGTCAACTTTATTCtagaatatgtttttttattgtccaatttaatctataaaattactaaaaacaCATATGCACTAAGGATGTGTCtacaatttcaatacatttagAGAGTATGATAAGAGTGTCTAACATACATTCATGACACGAAAACTAAAGAGATACAACCAAATATTCAAATCTGTAAAAAAGAGAAAGTAGAGGTGTAGAAGTGAAACAATCTTTGAGATAAGGGTGCAAACTTAAATTTCCAGGGGATTCaaagttgaaattgaaaagaTTTGTAGGTGTAATTTTAATAACCCAAGGGGTTCAACTGCATCCCCTGAGATGCATGTAGCTCCGCCAATGTCTGCccgtgttatattttatttgcgGATACATGCATAAAATGTTTTGGTTATCCATAATTATATGTATAACCTGAGCAATGCCGGATAAATATACTAGTAATCTTAATAAATTAAAGTAAGAGTATaatacaaggaaaaaaaaagtctaaaagTCCACAATCTTAGTTTGGATAGTACTATGGAGTAAGaattgtctttttcttttgtaaggGGAGAATCGGATacttataataatttaaaaatgttttcataaataaataaaatatttttaaaattgtaataaagtaaaaatatagttCATCgattttttttgagcaaaatgcACATTGTTTGCTACACACGACACGTCTCGGTTACGAATCAAGTACTATATAGCACCTAGAGATTTTGAAGACACAATTCTTAAATATGCGACTTCAAATACAACAAACATATAATTAATGTTGGCCAATTGTGTAGTCCAAATCATTGACCATAAATCTAGCATGAGTATTTTATGAATCCATAGATAGCAATCGTAGTAGCAACTAACTATAAATAATTGATGATATATTTCCCATCAACTCcattcaaaaccaaaacaaacacaaacaacttGAAACACACAAGCACAAAACAATGAAGTGCACAATAATGCTAGCACTTCTCCTTCTCCTTGCCTTGTCCTCACAACCACTATTTGTATCATCTAAAACTTCACTCAATCAAGTGCTTGACATATCGGGGAAGAAGCTTCGAACTGATTCCGATTACTACATCATTCCCGCGAATGGTGGAGATATTTCCCTTGAAAGTTCTATTGGTGAGTCTTGCCCTCTTCATGTAGTAGTTGTGAAACATAGACAAGGTCTAGGGTTTCCTCTAAGGTTGGCACCAGTTAAAGGTGATATTCGTGTCTCCACTGATCTCAATATTATGCTAGGTAATTATGATGATAGGTGTCCTAACTATTCAGTAGTGTGGAAGATTGATCCCTATTCTAAGGAAGCAACATTTGTGACCACTAATGGCATATTAGGTCACCCAGGTTCGAATTCAATCCATAGTTGGTTCAAGATTGAGAAGTATGAAGATGCTTATAAGTTGGTCTATTGCCCTAATGTGTGTCCTTCTTGCAACCATGTATGCAAAGACATTGGAATTTATAAGTATAAGAATAGGGAAATGCGTTTGGCTCTCACTAATGTTCCCCTCAAAATCAAGTTTCAGCAAGCTTGATCAAAATTAAGATATACCAATGGCAACAAATGTTGTAATTTTATGAGGATTATTGAGTTTGATTTTCCTTATGgagaataaaatatatgaatgaataaaaatgaCCGATCTATACTTTTCTCTATTTATTGCAACTTTAAATTTCTCTGTCTAAATTATTGGATATCTCGTACTAGTAATTGTGGAGATATATTAACCTCTTGAGTTATATCAGATCACAAAAATGACaaagatattttttaagaattttaatgtAGTTGCACTCTCATAATTccaattgaaattgaaactcACTAGTTAAATGGAAAGTTACTCTAATCATCTCATCCAAATATAAGGTAGTTTTGTTCTTCAAGATGAATTTATATATACACTCCTTCCTTTTATTCTATATTAagtattgttttaattaataagaGATGTCTAAAAATAGAcattgttttactttttttaagtattaaattatttgattttgattctatTAGTTGGTAGCATCCACGACTTATTCATTTGAGATGCAAATGGTTTTATTGTCCATTACGGGGTTAAATTGTGCGAAAGATCTAATCTAAAGAATGTAACTATTGAAACAGAGTCTACTATGGTTGACAAAAAGATTCACTAAGGATCAACATCTAATTACtattttaaatatgatattctagATGCACTCTATTTTTATCACttcttctccacaatttaaatTGGGTGACACcaattgttcaaattgaagACACTTCGTCATAATGTTATTTCGatcattttgatgtttttgagtagagtttttaaagaaatttagaTTGTCGGGACATTGGATTAGTATAAGAAATGAAGATTTGAAGTTTGGAAATTGTGACACGGAGACCCCGACACGATTTTGGAGATAAATTAATGATTTCAATTTCGGAAAAATCGTGACACGGTTTGAAGTCAACTTGCCACGATTTGAAGAGCATCAAGAGAAAGATTTCAAATTTTAGAAATATTGTGGCGATTTGAAGGCAaagtgttatatgattatgcaTTACAAACTTCATATTGTAGttttattcagaattatttgagtttaatgttttttatatctTGATCGCATAGAAAATGATTATAAATGTCAAATGACTACAAGCCCTAACTTTTGATTTAGGCATCGTAATAAATTCAATaacccacacacacacaattTGACCTAACAGTTGGATACATATATAATTGGCTTATTagatcatttggtcccttatttaatttcttgttttcattttggtcccacaattaaCAAAAATGGCGTTTTAGTCCCTCACCTTTTCttccgtttgccaaataaatcccgACCGTTAATTTTAACTTCAAATGTATATGGTGGATCAACCTTAAAAGTAGTCCATcgtagaccttattaattttgttaattttaaccatTCGATCTATTTATCATAAAAGGGACCGTTAGATCTTCACAAAATATTGCTAAAGATATGAAATACCTAAAATACCCCAAATGCCAAATTAAAAATCCCAATTTGTTtccacttcttcttcttctccagcGAGCATCTTCTTCCATGTCACGTTATGTGCCTTcatcaacacaacacaacacacaaCACATTCATCAACACCATCATCATCTTAACATTTCAATCATTTAACCAgtaactaaaattaaattaaaaaattaatgtccACAAAATATTTAGCTATTCAAAAACGATAGAGGCAGGCATTAGGAGAAGAGAAAATTTGGGGAAAATGAGAAATTATATTAATCAGATTGAAGAGTTATACATCATACAACATTAATCCTACCCAATCTCAAAATAAGAACACAATAGCATAACCAAACAACTAGAAACAAAATCTACTAAATCTAATATTATAACAACCCAGCACCAAATCCTACGTTGAAACCCTAAATTCAATTTCTCCCTTTTTCTAGCAACCTTTGTAGGTACCAAATTCAAGAACGGCAGAGGTAAACAGGGGATCCAGATCCAACACGTTTCTTTCTTGTTGAATTAATTtgtagtgaagaagaaagaggtTGAGATTTGTGAAGTTGTGgaaatttgtttgtttgggtttgtttgttgttgttgcatct belongs to Medicago truncatula cultivar Jemalong A17 chromosome 6, MtrunA17r5.0-ANR, whole genome shotgun sequence and includes:
- the LOC11420197 gene encoding miraculin is translated as MKCTIMLALLLLLALSSQPLFVSSKTSLNQVLDISGKKLRTDSDYYIIPANGGDISLESSIGESCPLHVVVVKHRQGLGFPLRLAPVKGDIRVSTDLNIMLGNYDDRCPNYSVVWKIDPYSKEATFVTTNGILGHPGSNSIHSWFKIEKYEDAYKLVYCPNVCPSCNHVCKDIGIYKYKNREMRLALTNVPLKIKFQQA